A genomic window from Aestuariirhabdus litorea includes:
- a CDS encoding CinA family protein, translating into MDSWSQQMDTLAHRVGQALEASGAILATAESCTGGGVATAITEVAGSSNWFDAGFVTYSNAAKQRMLGVSEQTLAHAGAVSEAVVMEMTAGALERSGATVAVAVSGVAGPGGGSAEKPVGTVWVAWQQRGHPALARRFQFSGGRRSVREQTVVAALEGILALICR; encoded by the coding sequence ATGGATTCGTGGTCGCAACAGATGGATACCCTGGCACATCGGGTGGGGCAGGCTCTGGAGGCTTCCGGCGCTATCTTAGCGACGGCCGAATCCTGCACGGGTGGCGGAGTCGCGACCGCGATTACCGAGGTGGCTGGTAGCTCCAACTGGTTTGACGCCGGCTTTGTGACCTACTCCAATGCCGCCAAACAGCGGATGCTGGGGGTGAGCGAGCAGACCCTTGCCCATGCAGGGGCAGTCAGCGAGGCGGTGGTGATGGAGATGACCGCCGGTGCGCTTGAGCGTTCTGGCGCCACGGTCGCTGTCGCTGTCAGCGGGGTGGCTGGCCCCGGAGGGGGCAGTGCGGAGAAACCGGTGGGAACGGTGTGGGTGGCCTGGCAGCAGCGAGGGCACCCTGCCCTGGCCCGTCGCTTTCAATTTTCGGGGGGGCGCCGCTCGGTCCGTGAGCAGACGGTAGTCGCTGCCCTTGAGGGGATACTAGCCCTGATATGTCGCTAA